From the Hylaeus volcanicus isolate JK05 chromosome 4, UHH_iyHylVolc1.0_haploid, whole genome shotgun sequence genome, one window contains:
- the LOC128875278 gene encoding aminopeptidase N-like, whose translation MGFGQSMMSGLVLLPLLLLSAISVQATTHYYRLPNYANPSKYSITLEPDLVHYKFNGTAVITFTVKENDTSELFINQKNLTINNVTLNSNNTKNLYKVTSKNIDDEREFVTLHFNRSLVTNEMYTLTITYDGILNDQKRGFYRSRYLNGKNETQYIATTHFEPTGARMAFPCWDEPEYKAQFTITLIHPSNYTTVLSNMPQVQKSASTLDGDKQKTVFRESPNMSSYLVAFVVSDYARQQNDDKTFGVFTKPNAVNQTTYALEFGQKVIQELDKYTSSKYSKMMPKMDQISIKDFSAGAMENWGLVTYRETALLYEAGVTTTRNKQSVATIIAHEFAHQWFGDLVSPKWWKYIWLNEGFANYFQYYITDKLEQSWRLMELYAVEALQGTAFITDAAKDTRPINQDVDSPAEISKLFDNIAYQKAGSVIRMMSYILTESVFQRGLQNYLDQYAYKVVESDDLINTLQKAAPSNKTWAGQNLATIMKEWLDKPGYPVVTVNTTKEGNLVLSQERFLLDGVTDDSKWWIPISYVTNSTEKIDFNNITEPSYWMNNNGSVLTIKAEVANETWVIVNPKQIGYYRVNYNKENWKLLSDYLQTENYDKIDPVNRAQLIDDALALARERRLNYTIALTVTKFLAKEKDYIPWTTAFRHLNFFESVLYSSDKYSKFETYVRNIMEVVTNSLNYTTLASDSHVTKLHRTNVMKWACKVKKPECLTAAQKEFDSWINNDTKLDPDLKSNILCYGLKTAKNDIWTKTMDKLLATSTDQDELNVELAVLGCSNDTKILEQFLKNSLTQKPNIDFDVAVQAILTNNQLSGFKIVLDVLEENIKELKKKYNDFEDRIKSCINSLANVVLNQDQYTRLHKFSYTVGLKDVIESTVQKSMRKISWIDLNGKVVANWFELNSAGTATLTSFVIILSFLVTRFY comes from the exons ATGGGTTTTGGTCAATCCATGATGTCAGGTTTAGTGTTGCTGCCGTTGCTGTTGCTCTCTGCCATTAGCGTTCAGGCGACTACCCACTATTACAGATTGCCGAATTATGCCAATCCTTCGAAATATAGCATTACATTGGAACCAGATTTAGTCCACTATAAATTTAACGGCACAGCTGTGATTACATTTACCGTTAAGGAAAATGATACATCTGAATTGTTTATAAACCAAAAAAATCTTACAATAAACAATGTCACtctaaattcaaacaatactAAGAATTTGTACAAAGTGACGAGTAAAAATATAGATGACGAAAGAGAGTTTGTCACTTTGCATTTCAATCGTAGTCTCGTCACTAATGAAATGTACACGCTTACGATAACTTACGATGGCATATTAAACGACCAAAAGAGAGGATTTTACAGAAGCAGATATCTGAacggaaaaaatgaaacaca ATATATCGCGACAACCCATTTCGAGCCAACAGGTGCACGAATGGCATTTCCATGTTGGGATGAACCCGAGTATAAAGCACAGTTTACGATTACGTTGATACATCCATCCAATTATACAACTGTACTCTCTAATATGCCTCAAGTACAAAAAAGTGCATCAACTCTAGACGGTGATAAACAGAAGactgtttttcgagaaagtccGAATATGTCCAGCTACCTCGTAGCGTTTGTGGTCTCAGACTACGCTAGGCAACAAAATGACGACAAAACGTTCGGAGTTTTCACCAAACCAAACGCCGTGAATCAAACAACGTATGCGTTGGAATTTGGTCAAAAAGTGATCCAGGAATTAGACAAATATACTAGTAGTAAGTATTCGAAAATGATGCCGAAGATGGACCAGATTTCCATCAAGGATTTCTCGGCAGGCGCTATGGAGAATTGGGGTCTCGTGACCTACAG GGAAACTGCTCTTCTTTACGAAGCCGGTGTTACCACGACTCGTAACAAACAGAGTGTGGCTACGATTATAGCACACGAGTTTGCACATCAATGGTTTGGAGATCTCGTCAGTCCGAAATGGTGGAAATACATTTGGTTGAACGAAGGTTTCGCTAACTACTTCCAATATTACATCACGGATAAA TTGGAACAATCATGGCGTTTAATGGAATTGTACGCTGTGGAAGCATTGCAAGGTACAGCCTTCATTACGGACGCAGCAAAGGATACGCGTCCCATAAACCAAGATGTGGACTCTCCCGCTGAAATTTCAAAACTGTTTGACAATATCGCATATCAAAAAG CTGGGTCGGTTATTCGAATGATGTCGTACATTTTGACGGAATCAGTCTTTCAGAGAGGGTTGCAGAATTATCTGGATCAATA TGCATACAAAGTTGTTGAATCGGACGATCTCATTAATACCCTCCAAAAAGCGGCGCCGTCGAACAAAACCTGGGCAGGCCAAAACTTAGCAACAATAATGAAAGAGTGGTTAGACAAGCCAGGATATCCTGTAGTTACGGTCAACACGACAAAGGAAGGAAACCTTGTGTTAAGTCAAGAAAGATTCTTATTGGACGGCGTTACGGACGATTCAAAGTGGTGGATACCGATCAGTTACGTCACGAACAGCACGGAAAAGATTgactttaataatataacgGAGCCGAGTTACTGGATGAATAACAATGGCTCGGTACTAACTATTAAAGCCGAGGTTGCCAACGAAACCTGGGTCATTGTCAACCCAAAACAAATAG GTTATTATCGCGTAAACTATAACAAGGAAAACTGGAAACTTCTATCGGATTACTTGCAGACAGAGAACTACGACAAAATCGACCCCGTGAATCGTGCTCAGCTGATCGACGATGCTCTGGCATTGGCACGGGAGAGACGTTTAAATTACACAATTGCATTGACAGTCACCAAATTCCtcgcaaaagaaaaagactaTATCCCGTGGACCACAGCTTTCAGACATTTGAACTTCTTCGAAAGTGTGCTGTACTCATCCGACAAGTACTCCAAGTTCGAG ACTTACGTTCGAAATATAATGGAGGTTGTGACGAATAGCCTAAACTATACCACTTTGGCAAGCGACTCTCATGTCACGAAACTTCATAGAACAAACGTAATGAAATGGGCATGCAAAGTTAAGAAGCCAGAGTGCCTAACCGCCGCGCAGAAGGAATTCGATAGTTGGATAAACAATGATACAAA ATTAGACCCTGACTTGAAGAGCAACATTCTCTGCTATGGATTGAAAACCGCCAAAAATGACATATGGACCAAAACTATGGATAAACTGTTGGCAACCTCAACCGATCAGGATGAATTGAACGTTGAGCTTGCTGTTTTGGGTTGTTccaacgatacaaaaattctagaaCAATTCCTCAAAAATTCCCTTACTCAAAAACCTAATATCGACTTTGACGTGGCTGTCCAAGCTATACTAACTAATAATCAACTGTCGGGATTCAAGATTGTTTTGGACGTACTTGAAGAGAACATTAAGGaactcaaaaaaaaata TAATGATTTCGAGGATAGGATAAAATCATGCATAAACAGCCTTGCAAACGTTGTTCTTAATCAAGATCAATATACGCGG cTGCACAAATTCAGTTATACAGTGGGCTTGAAAGATGTCATTGAGAGTACAGTACAGAAGTCAATGAGGAAAATTAGTTGGATCGACTTGAACGGAAAAGTTGTTGCAAACTGGTTCGAGTTGAATTCCGCTGGTACTGCGACTCTTACATCGTTTGTCATCATCCTTTCATTCCTCGTTACGCGATTTTATTAA